Genomic window (Magnetospirillum sp. 15-1):
GCCCTGCATGCCCGGTTCCGTGCCCCGGACCGCTGGCGGGCGGTGCTGGATCGCCATGCCGCTCCAGGCCGCTGGTTCACGCTCCTGACCACGGACCCGGCCAGCCAGACAATGCCGTTCGATCGGATTTATCCGGCCGGTCTGCCGGGGCCATGGGAGCGGCGTTGGCAGGATTCCGCTGCGCGGTCGGGCGACTGCCCGAACCCGTTTGAAGGCACAGCCTCCAAACCTCCAGTTTTGCGAGCCGAATAAAGGGGCGGGTTCGGGAGGCCTCGCCTCCCGATGGGGGATTGGGGGCAAGCCCCCAAAGAGGGAAGCCGGTTAGCCGCTTTCGGAACGACGCCGTACCGCCCGCTTCGGCACCCGCCGCGTCGGCGGCTGACCCGCGGCGATCTTGGCCGATAGCCAGTTGAGCGCCTGCGACGTGCTATCCACCTGATCGTCGTGGGCGCCGTTGGGAAAGGCCAACAACTCACCCAGATACTCGGCCAGCCAGGGGGCCTCGCGCGGCAGCAGCACCTGTCCGGCCTCGAATTTCGCCGCCTGGGCCAGCAGGCGGGCTTCCTTGTCGAATCTCGGCCGGGTGAGGATCGGCCGCACCGGGCCGCTCCGCCGCATGTCCTGAACCAGGGCGCGGCCGATATCGGTCTCTTCCACCAAGGTGGCCTGAGCGTCATGGCGAAGGCTGGTCTGCTGAATGCAACGACGCAGATCGGGCACCTCCAGTTTGCCCCGCACGACATCCAGCAGGTAGATATCGGAGCCTTTCAGCCCCCATACGGTGCCGACGGAGTAATCGCTATCCTCGCCCAGGGTCGAGGCGGTATCCCAACTGACCAAGACCAGGTCGAAATCGGCCGGGGCGCTTTCGTAATAGCGGATCCAGTCCCGTTTGACGGCGTTGCCATCGGGCGGCACCGGATCCTGCTGGTACTGGGCGGCGAAGTTCATGCTGCCCAGCGTGCGGCGCACCTGGGCGAGCAAGGCCCGATCCTCGCGTTCGGGCAGGATGACCTCGCCCGCCCGGCGCAGGAAGACGTCGTCCCGGCCGGGACCGATGCGATAGGTGCGGTC
Coding sequences:
- the terL gene encoding phage terminase large subunit, translating into MRFASPAPPAIETEDRTYRIGPGRDDVFLRRAGEVILPEREDRALLAQVRRTLGSMNFAAQYQQDPVPPDGNAVKRDWIRYYESAPADFDLVLVSWDTASTLGEDSDYSVGTVWGLKGSDIYLLDVVRGKLEVPDLRRCIQQTSLRHDAQATLVEETDIGRALVQDMRRSGPVRPILTRPRFDKEARLLAQAAKFEAGQVLLPREAPWLAEYLGELLAFPNGAHDDQVDSTSQALNWLSAKIAAGQPPTRRVPKRAVRRRSESG